The following coding sequences are from one Triticum aestivum cultivar Chinese Spring chromosome 5A, IWGSC CS RefSeq v2.1, whole genome shotgun sequence window:
- the LOC123104007 gene encoding probable carboxylesterase 7, translating into MPISAPESWRRLLWAALLVAPLAALLYQFPIQFPGAPYTKAVPAMDAGAELELEYDMPGVLRVHKSGRVERFDGVETVPPCPSVDPANGVASKDVVLDPAASIHARLYLPSAAAAAAEPGKKLPVVVFFHGGAFFVHTAASPLYHRYCASLAAAVPAVVVSADYRLAPEHPLPAAYDDAFAALKAVVGACRPDGAEPWLAAHGDASRVVLAGDSAGANMAHATAIRLGKEGIDGHGGKVSGVALLNPYFWGKEPVGGEPTDAGYRGGFERAWEVICSGRFGPDHPYINPAASPEEWRRLGSGRVLVTTAEHCWFVERARAYAEGIKACGWDGELQFHETKGEAHVYFLPKYDSDTAVKELAMVADFVRRC; encoded by the coding sequence ATGCCAATTTCAGCTCCAGAATCGTGGCGACGATTGCTGTGGGCAGCTCTCCTCGTCGCTCCGCTCGCCGCTCTGCTCTACCAGTTCCCGATCCAATTCCCCGGCGCCCCGTACACAAAGGCCGTCCCCGCCATGGACGCCGGCGCCGAGCTGGAGCTGGAGTACGACATGCCGGGCGTCCTGCGCGTGCACAAGAGCGGCCGCGTCGAGCGCTTCGACGGCGTCGAGACCGTCCCGCCCTGCCCCTCCGTGGACCCCGCCAACGGCGTCGCCTCCAaggacgtcgtcctcgaccccgcGGCCAGCATCCACGCCCGCCTCTacctcccctccgccgccgccgccgccgcggagccCGGCAAGAAGCTCCCTGTCGTCGTCTTCTTCCACGGCGGCGCCTTCTTCGTCCACACCGCCGCCTCCCCGCTCTACCACAGGTACtgcgcctccctcgccgccgcggTCCCCGCCGTCGTCGTCTCGGCCGACTACCGCCTCGCCCCGGAGCACCCACTCCCGGCCGCCTACGACGACGCCTTCGCGGCCCTCAAGGCGGTCGTCGGCGCGTGCCGCCCCGACGGCGCCGAGCCCTGGCTCGCCGCGCACGGGGACGCCTCCCGCGTCGTCCTCGCGGGGGACAGCGCCGGGGCCAACATGGCGCACGCCACGGCGATACGGCTGGGGAAGGAGGGCATCGACGGCCACGGCGGCAAGGTGAGCGGCGTGGCGCTCCTGAACCCCTACTTCTGGGGGAAGGAGCCGGTGGGCGGGGAGCCGACCGACGCCGGGTACCGCGGCGGCTTCGAGCGCGCGTGGGAGGTGATCTGCAGCGGCAGGTTCGGGCCCGACCACCCGTACATCAACCCGGCGGCGTCCCCGGAGGAGTGGAGGCGGCTCGGGAGCGGCCGCGTGCTGGTGACCACGGCGGAGCACTGCTGGTTCGTGGAGCGGGCGCGCGCGTACGCGGAGGGGATCAAGGCGTGCGGGTGGGACGGCGAGCTCCAGTTCCACGAGACCAAGGGCGAGGCGCATGTCTACTTCCTGCCCAAGTACGACTCGGACACCGCCGTCAAGGAGCTCGCCATGGTGGCCGATTTCGTCAGGCGCTGTTGA